Proteins from a genomic interval of Lysobacter stagni:
- a CDS encoding hotdog fold domain-containing protein yields MSTPLLSLYRRITRWPAGHWLFSRAICFKAPYFATIAPRFVALAPGRCEVRIHDRRRVHNHIGTVHAIALCNLAELAAGVMTDASLPASMRWIPKGMTVEYLKKAKGTLHGVATPDRALVESDTGYDLPVTVVVTDAGGDAVFRASIAMWVSPRK; encoded by the coding sequence ATGTCGACACCACTGCTTTCGCTGTACCGCCGCATCACGCGCTGGCCGGCCGGCCACTGGCTGTTCTCGCGCGCGATCTGCTTCAAGGCGCCCTACTTCGCCACCATCGCGCCGCGCTTCGTCGCGCTGGCACCGGGTCGCTGCGAAGTGCGCATCCACGATCGTCGCCGGGTGCACAACCACATCGGCACGGTGCACGCGATCGCGCTGTGCAATCTGGCCGAACTCGCCGCCGGCGTGATGACCGATGCCAGCCTGCCCGCATCGATGCGCTGGATTCCCAAGGGCATGACGGTCGAGTACCTGAAGAAGGCCAAGGGCACACTGCATGGCGTGGCCACGCCGGACCGTGCCCTGGTGGAATCCGACACCGGCTACGACCTGCCCGTCACGGTGGTCGTCACCGATGCGGGTGGCGATGCGGTATTCCGCGCGAGCATCGCGATGTGGGTGTCGCCGCGGAAGTAA
- a CDS encoding RNA polymerase sigma factor: protein MDAPVQAQLEAVYRRESRRVLATLIRLLGDFDLAEEALHDAFRAAMEQWPQTGVPDQPRAWLVSTGRFKAIDGLRRRARFDASLAQIADTLYLQAEAGDEEDLEDDRLRLIFTCCHPALPADAQLALTLREVCDLTTEEIAHAFLSSPSTIAQRIVRAKGKIRQAGIPYRVPSREELPERLDIVLHVVYLVFNEGYAASAGDSLTRHDLSGEAIRLGRLLVELLPDPETLGLLALMLLHESRRTARTDANGDLVLLEEQDRGVWDRTLIAEGRALVQRIWNARRFGPYALQASIGAVHAAAVSSKDTDWSQIVALYDLLLRADPSPVVELNRAAAIAMRDGPEAGLALISGLLENDELRRYAPAHSAHADLCRRLSRHEQARASYLRALELTSQSAQRRFLEKRLRETETLRGA, encoded by the coding sequence GTGGACGCACCGGTGCAGGCGCAGCTGGAGGCGGTGTACCGGCGCGAATCCAGGCGAGTGCTGGCCACGTTGATTCGCCTGCTCGGCGATTTCGACCTTGCCGAGGAAGCCCTGCACGATGCTTTCCGCGCGGCGATGGAGCAATGGCCGCAGACCGGTGTGCCGGATCAGCCGCGTGCGTGGCTGGTCTCCACCGGGCGCTTCAAGGCCATCGATGGTCTGCGCCGGCGCGCGCGTTTCGACGCGTCGCTGGCGCAGATCGCCGACACGCTGTACCTGCAGGCCGAAGCCGGCGACGAGGAAGACCTCGAGGACGACCGCCTGCGCCTGATCTTCACCTGCTGCCATCCCGCGTTGCCGGCCGATGCGCAGCTCGCGCTGACGCTGCGCGAAGTGTGCGACCTGACGACGGAGGAGATCGCCCATGCGTTCCTGTCCTCACCGTCCACCATCGCCCAGCGCATCGTGCGCGCGAAGGGAAAGATCCGGCAGGCGGGCATTCCGTACCGCGTGCCGTCACGCGAGGAGTTGCCCGAGCGCCTGGACATCGTGCTGCACGTGGTCTATCTGGTGTTCAACGAGGGTTACGCGGCCAGTGCCGGCGATTCGCTCACGCGACACGACCTGAGCGGCGAAGCGATCCGCCTGGGGCGCCTGCTGGTGGAGCTGCTGCCCGACCCCGAAACCCTGGGCCTGCTCGCACTGATGCTGCTGCACGAATCGCGGCGTACCGCGCGTACGGATGCCAACGGCGACCTGGTGCTGCTGGAAGAGCAGGACCGCGGCGTATGGGATCGCACGCTGATCGCCGAAGGCCGGGCGCTGGTGCAGCGCATCTGGAACGCACGCCGCTTTGGTCCGTACGCACTGCAGGCTTCGATCGGCGCCGTGCACGCAGCGGCCGTTTCGTCGAAGGATACCGACTGGAGTCAGATCGTCGCACTCTACGACCTGCTGTTGCGCGCCGATCCCTCGCCGGTGGTGGAACTCAATCGCGCCGCGGCCATCGCCATGCGCGATGGCCCGGAAGCCGGGCTGGCGCTGATTTCGGGATTGCTCGAGAACGACGAACTGCGGCGCTACGCGCCCGCGCATTCGGCGCATGCCGATCTGTGCCGCCGCCTGTCGCGCCACGAACAGGCCCGTGCGTCGTACCTGCGCGCGCTGGAGCTGACATCGCAGTCCGCACAACGGCGTTTCCTGGAAAAACGTCTGCGCGAAACGGAAACCCTGCGCGGCGCGTGA
- a CDS encoding YciI family protein — MKYVCLIYDEEKVFDEMPKQQIDSILGEYFALTDSLTQGGQMVAAEALQSVSTATVVRVRNGRLSTTDGPYAETKEQLGGFYLIDAKDLDEAIRIAGRIPSARWGSIEVRPIMDYRNRET; from the coding sequence ATGAAGTACGTGTGCCTGATCTACGACGAAGAGAAAGTGTTCGATGAAATGCCCAAGCAGCAGATCGACTCGATCCTGGGCGAATACTTCGCGCTGACCGACTCACTCACGCAGGGCGGGCAGATGGTCGCGGCCGAAGCCTTGCAGTCGGTCAGCACCGCGACCGTGGTGCGCGTGCGCAACGGGCGACTGTCCACCACGGACGGCCCCTACGCCGAAACCAAGGAGCAACTGGGCGGTTTCTACCTGATCGACGCCAAGGACCTGGACGAGGCGATCCGCATCGCAGGACGCATTCCATCGGCGCGCTGGGGCAGCATCGAGGTGCGGCCGATCATGGATTACCGCAACCGGGAAACCTGA
- a CDS encoding DUF1304 domain-containing protein, whose amino-acid sequence MSALAMLLIALVALLHLGFLVLEMFLWTRPLGLKVFRQSREKAELSRVLAANQGLYNGFLAAGLIWSLGGKRVDVAAFFLVCVVVAGAYGAVTVNRRIFLIQALPALLALVALRLTA is encoded by the coding sequence ATGTCCGCGCTTGCCATGCTGCTGATCGCTCTCGTCGCGCTGCTGCACCTGGGCTTCCTGGTGCTGGAGATGTTCCTGTGGACGCGCCCGCTCGGCCTGAAGGTGTTCCGCCAGTCGCGCGAGAAGGCCGAACTCTCGCGCGTGCTGGCCGCCAACCAGGGTCTCTACAACGGGTTCCTCGCGGCCGGCCTGATCTGGTCGCTGGGCGGGAAGCGGGTGGATGTGGCGGCCTTCTTCCTGGTCTGCGTCGTCGTGGCCGGCGCGTACGGCGCGGTGACGGTGAACCGGCGCATCTTCCTGATCCAGGCCCTGCCGGCGCTGCTGGCGCTCGTGGCGCTCCGGCTGACCGCCTGA
- a CDS encoding NAD-dependent epimerase/dehydratase family protein, producing the protein MTDRRQFLSAALAGAALLGLPAGARERAPRPLKLLVLGGTGFLGPHFVDAALARGHTLTLFNRGKTNPTKFEGRKGVETLHGDRKTDMTALEGKREWDAVLDTSAYIPADVTRSATLLAPRVKQYMVISSISVYAKNDVPNADESAAVAQLADPTVTEVTGDTYGGLKALCEKAAEAAMPGRVTVVRPGLIVGPGDTTDRFTYWPARADRGGEILAPGTAADPIQCIDVRDLAAFLLHLIEQRNVGTFNADAPAGKLSMGDLVETSRSVARDMGAPASTVTWVSADFLETNKASPWQDLPVWIPAQGEYAGFGRTSVAKAQAAGLTYRPLRETVRDTLAYWRSLPAERRAKPKAGLSPQREAELLAAWHARPATPAA; encoded by the coding sequence ATGACCGATCGTCGCCAGTTCCTGTCCGCCGCACTTGCCGGTGCCGCATTGCTGGGCCTGCCGGCTGGTGCGCGTGAGCGTGCGCCCAGACCGTTGAAGCTGCTGGTGCTGGGCGGCACGGGGTTCCTCGGTCCGCACTTCGTCGACGCCGCACTCGCACGCGGCCACACACTGACGCTGTTCAACCGCGGCAAGACCAACCCGACGAAGTTCGAAGGGCGCAAGGGCGTCGAAACGCTCCACGGCGACCGCAAGACCGACATGACCGCGCTGGAAGGCAAGCGCGAGTGGGACGCGGTGCTCGACACCTCCGCGTACATCCCGGCCGACGTCACCCGTTCGGCGACGCTGCTCGCGCCGCGGGTGAAGCAATACATGGTGATCTCGTCGATTTCGGTCTATGCGAAGAACGACGTTCCCAACGCCGACGAGTCGGCCGCGGTGGCGCAGCTGGCCGATCCCACCGTCACCGAGGTCACCGGTGACACCTATGGCGGGCTCAAGGCGTTGTGCGAGAAGGCCGCCGAAGCGGCGATGCCGGGGCGCGTCACCGTTGTGAGGCCTGGTCTGATCGTCGGCCCCGGAGACACCACCGACCGCTTCACCTATTGGCCGGCGCGTGCCGACCGTGGCGGCGAGATCCTCGCGCCGGGCACGGCGGCCGATCCAATCCAGTGCATCGACGTACGCGATCTGGCGGCCTTCCTGCTGCATCTGATCGAACAACGCAATGTCGGCACCTTCAACGCCGACGCGCCGGCCGGGAAGCTCAGCATGGGCGACCTGGTCGAGACCTCGCGTTCGGTCGCGCGCGACATGGGCGCGCCGGCGTCGACCGTTACGTGGGTATCGGCCGACTTCCTCGAAACCAACAAGGCTTCGCCCTGGCAGGACCTGCCGGTGTGGATTCCCGCACAGGGCGAATACGCTGGCTTCGGCCGCACCAGCGTGGCGAAGGCGCAGGCCGCAGGCCTTACGTACCGCCCTCTGCGAGAAACCGTGCGCGACACGCTGGCCTACTGGCGCAGCCTGCCGGCGGAACGCCGCGCCAAACCAAAGGCTGGCCTGTCGCCGCAGCGTGAGGCGGAACTGCTGGCGGCGTGGCACGCACGGCCCGCAACGCCTGCCGCCTGA
- a CDS encoding NTP/NDP exchange transporter codes for MASHATTEQPQRRVHSGEWHAVALSFAYFFCVLAAYYVIRPVREQLSAAVGSTQLPWFYGATFLATLALTPVFAGLIARWPRRIVVPLVYAFFIACLFAFVPLFARPDLLSPRTLGTVFFVWVSVFNLFVVSVFWIFMSDIWNTEQARRLFPIIAVAGTFGALAGPALTRSLVDVIGVAPLLLVSAALLGVALVCIVLLGRWARMHGAPRSDAAQGAPVGGSMFDGLRQVFADPFMRGMAILLLLADGIGTVNYALVADYSGATFVDAVSRTRFAAEVDQYANALTVLTQLFLTRWLLPRRGPGAVILVWAVVSMLALCLVIFSPDPHAPLLAGMPAVALALIVSRGLAYGMAEPARHSLYTRVPRNVRYKGQNAVDTAVWRFGDTAIALGMNGLRALGMSTGGFASLSALAAFAAATLGWRLSRRVEQTPAAPTGQPVAS; via the coding sequence ATGGCCTCCCACGCCACGACTGAACAGCCGCAACGACGTGTCCACAGCGGCGAATGGCATGCCGTCGCCCTGTCGTTCGCCTATTTCTTCTGTGTTCTGGCGGCGTACTACGTCATCCGGCCCGTGCGCGAGCAGCTGTCGGCCGCGGTGGGCTCGACCCAGCTGCCCTGGTTCTACGGCGCGACCTTCCTCGCGACGCTGGCGCTGACGCCGGTCTTCGCCGGCCTCATCGCGCGCTGGCCACGACGGATCGTGGTGCCGCTGGTCTACGCGTTCTTCATCGCCTGCCTGTTCGCCTTCGTGCCGCTGTTCGCGCGGCCGGACCTGCTGAGTCCGCGCACGCTCGGCACGGTGTTCTTCGTTTGGGTGAGCGTGTTCAACCTGTTCGTGGTGTCGGTGTTCTGGATCTTCATGTCCGACATCTGGAACACCGAGCAGGCCCGTCGCCTGTTCCCGATCATCGCCGTCGCCGGCACCTTCGGCGCGCTGGCCGGGCCGGCGCTGACGCGCTCACTGGTGGACGTGATCGGCGTGGCGCCATTGCTGCTGGTCTCGGCGGCGCTGCTGGGCGTGGCGCTGGTGTGCATCGTGCTGCTGGGCCGCTGGGCGCGCATGCACGGCGCGCCGCGTTCGGATGCGGCGCAGGGTGCGCCGGTTGGCGGAAGCATGTTCGACGGCCTCAGGCAGGTCTTCGCCGATCCCTTCATGAGGGGCATGGCGATCCTGCTGTTGCTGGCCGACGGTATCGGCACGGTGAACTACGCGCTGGTCGCGGACTATTCCGGCGCGACCTTCGTCGATGCGGTCTCGCGCACCCGCTTTGCGGCGGAAGTGGACCAGTACGCCAATGCGCTGACCGTCCTCACACAACTCTTCCTCACGCGCTGGCTGCTGCCGCGACGCGGCCCGGGCGCGGTGATCCTGGTGTGGGCGGTGGTGAGCATGCTGGCGCTGTGCCTGGTGATCTTCTCGCCCGATCCGCATGCGCCGCTGCTGGCCGGCATGCCGGCGGTGGCGCTGGCGTTGATCGTCAGCCGCGGCCTCGCCTATGGCATGGCCGAGCCGGCGCGCCACAGCCTGTACACCCGCGTGCCGCGCAATGTGCGCTACAAAGGCCAGAACGCGGTGGATACCGCGGTGTGGCGCTTCGGCGACACCGCCATCGCGCTGGGCATGAACGGTTTGCGCGCGCTGGGCATGAGTACCGGCGGCTTCGCGAGCCTCAGCGCGTTGGCCGCATTCGCCGCCGCAACGCTGGGCTGGCGGTTGTCGCGCCGTGTGGAGCAGACGCCCGCCGCGCCCACCGGCCAGCCCGTGGCGTCATGA
- a CDS encoding GMC family oxidoreductase, whose product MFDYIIIGAGSAGCVLANRLSADPDVRVLLIEAGPRDSHPFIHMPAGLAKLVTNKRVNWDYHTAPEAALENRALWWPRGKVLGGSSSINAMCYTRGVPGDYDEWASLGADGWGWSSVLPYFRRSERNARGASALHGDEGPLYVSDLRYSNPLSRAFVEAGRQAGYRLNTDFNGASQDGFGLYQVTQKNGARCSSAVAYLDPVRERRNLTIVTGAQANRITFERGRANGVVYIAGGKAFHQSASREVLLCGGAINSPQLLMLSGIGPAMALRRLGIDVIADAPDVGGNLQDHLDICTLRHTTQHITYDKLNDVKVAFDYYLRGHSGVGSSNIAEAGAFVRSHLATDARPDIQLHFVPAMLDDHGRHRLQGEGYTVHACFLRPRSRGRISLVSARAGDKPRIEANYLSDAEGFDLKMMVECAKLSRELMAQPAFDAYRGAPIFPARDDLDDAGLEAFVRAKAETIYHPVGTCRMGNDTMSVVDPQLRVRGVDGLRVVDASVMPTLIGGNTNAPTMMIAERAADLILGG is encoded by the coding sequence GTGTTCGACTACATCATCATCGGAGCCGGTTCGGCCGGCTGCGTCCTCGCCAACCGGCTTTCCGCCGACCCCGACGTCCGCGTGCTGCTGATCGAGGCCGGCCCTCGCGACAGCCATCCCTTCATCCACATGCCCGCCGGGCTGGCCAAGCTGGTCACCAACAAGCGGGTCAACTGGGATTACCACACCGCGCCGGAAGCAGCGCTGGAGAACCGCGCCCTGTGGTGGCCACGCGGCAAGGTGCTGGGCGGATCCAGTTCGATCAACGCCATGTGCTACACGCGCGGCGTACCGGGCGACTACGACGAGTGGGCCTCGCTGGGCGCCGATGGCTGGGGATGGTCGTCGGTGCTTCCGTACTTCCGCCGCAGCGAGCGCAATGCGCGCGGCGCGAGCGCGCTTCACGGCGACGAAGGCCCGCTGTACGTGTCCGACCTGCGCTACAGCAACCCGCTCTCGCGCGCGTTCGTCGAAGCCGGTCGCCAGGCCGGCTATCGGCTCAATACGGATTTCAACGGCGCCAGCCAGGACGGCTTCGGCCTGTACCAGGTGACACAGAAGAACGGCGCGCGATGCTCCAGCGCCGTGGCCTACCTGGATCCCGTCCGCGAACGCCGCAACCTCACCATCGTCACCGGCGCGCAGGCAAATCGCATCACCTTCGAGCGCGGTCGCGCCAACGGCGTGGTCTACATCGCGGGCGGCAAGGCGTTCCACCAGTCCGCCTCGCGCGAGGTGCTGCTGTGCGGCGGCGCGATCAACTCTCCGCAGTTGCTGATGCTGTCGGGCATCGGCCCGGCGATGGCGCTGCGACGCCTGGGCATCGATGTGATCGCCGATGCGCCGGACGTCGGCGGAAACCTGCAGGACCATCTCGACATCTGCACGCTGCGCCATACCACGCAGCACATCACCTACGACAAGCTCAACGACGTCAAGGTCGCTTTCGACTACTACCTGCGCGGTCACAGCGGCGTGGGCAGCAGCAACATCGCCGAGGCCGGCGCGTTCGTGCGTTCGCACCTGGCCACGGATGCGCGGCCGGACATCCAGCTGCACTTCGTTCCGGCGATGCTCGACGACCACGGCCGCCATCGCCTGCAGGGCGAGGGCTACACGGTGCACGCCTGCTTCCTGCGTCCGCGCAGCCGCGGCCGCATCTCCCTGGTAAGCGCGCGCGCCGGCGACAAACCGCGCATCGAGGCCAACTACCTCAGCGATGCCGAAGGCTTCGACCTGAAGATGATGGTCGAGTGCGCGAAGCTCTCGCGCGAGTTGATGGCACAGCCCGCGTTCGACGCCTATCGCGGCGCGCCGATCTTCCCCGCGCGCGATGACCTGGACGACGCGGGACTGGAAGCCTTCGTGCGCGCCAAGGCCGAGACCATCTATCACCCCGTGGGCACGTGCCGCATGGGCAACGACACGATGTCGGTGGTCGATCCGCAACTGCGCGTGCGCGGCGTGGACGGACTGCGCGTGGTCGATGCGTCGGTCATGCCGACCCTCATCGGCGGCAATACCAACGCCCCCACGATGATGATCGCCGAGCGCGCGGCGGACCTGATCCTGGGCGGTTGA
- a CDS encoding serine hydrolase domain-containing protein codes for MNCNKKRRSRVLPRLGAIALLMPLTLGSTAQTPQHGNGAVTMQNASATAVAPSAPLPPAAPLAAGFDVRQFESMAQQLVAGQRVPGLAMAIVHNGQILSARGFGVTDVSRAQPVDSHTVFRLASLSKSFAGTMTGLLVNDGSLRWDSKLVNYLPTFRLSDASASQQLTVADLLSHRVGLTHNAFDRDLEQYADYHTLTQKLAYAPLKCAPGTCYSYQNVAFSLIGDVVFAATGDFYAQEVQRRIFKPLGMNDASLGLEGIQASPSWARPHVRGRGGWVSMMPKTTYYQVLPAAGVNASASDMAQYLLAHTGHRPDVLPLPLLATLHQRLVDTPSEIRGSSWRRTRLNSAGYALGWRTYNYAGHDVVFHGGAVQGYRGLIAMVPELDFGVAMLWNSESSLPSGLLPTILDSALGLPEGRWLDDNIDPTLYADATDETAPNPQGAHASASSAAPN; via the coding sequence ATGAATTGCAACAAGAAAAGGCGTTCGCGCGTATTGCCCCGCCTCGGCGCCATCGCGCTGTTGATGCCACTCACGCTGGGATCCACGGCCCAGACGCCGCAGCACGGCAATGGCGCCGTCACGATGCAGAACGCATCGGCAACCGCCGTCGCTCCGTCCGCTCCACTGCCTCCGGCCGCACCGCTTGCGGCCGGTTTCGATGTGCGCCAGTTCGAATCGATGGCGCAGCAGCTCGTCGCCGGCCAACGCGTTCCCGGCCTGGCGATGGCGATCGTGCACAACGGGCAGATCCTCAGCGCGCGCGGGTTCGGCGTCACCGACGTGAGCCGTGCGCAGCCGGTGGATTCGCACACCGTGTTCCGCCTGGCCTCGCTGTCCAAGAGCTTCGCCGGCACCATGACCGGCCTGCTGGTCAACGACGGTTCGCTGCGCTGGGACAGCAAGCTGGTGAACTACCTGCCCACCTTCCGCCTCAGCGACGCGAGCGCTTCCCAGCAGCTCACCGTCGCCGACCTGCTGAGCCATCGCGTCGGCCTCACCCACAACGCCTTCGATCGCGACCTGGAACAGTACGCCGACTACCACACGCTCACCCAGAAGCTGGCGTACGCGCCGCTCAAGTGCGCGCCGGGTACCTGCTACAGCTATCAGAACGTCGCCTTCAGCCTCATCGGCGACGTGGTCTTCGCCGCGACGGGCGACTTCTACGCGCAGGAAGTGCAGCGCCGCATCTTCAAGCCGCTGGGCATGAACGATGCGAGCCTGGGCCTGGAAGGCATCCAGGCCAGCCCAAGCTGGGCGCGTCCGCACGTGCGCGGTCGCGGCGGCTGGGTGTCGATGATGCCCAAGACCACCTATTACCAGGTGCTGCCGGCCGCCGGCGTCAACGCCAGCGCAAGCGACATGGCGCAGTACCTGCTGGCCCACACGGGCCATCGCCCCGACGTGCTGCCTCTGCCGCTGCTGGCGACGCTGCACCAGCGGCTGGTCGACACGCCGAGCGAGATCCGCGGATCGTCCTGGCGCCGCACGCGCCTCAATTCGGCCGGCTATGCGCTGGGCTGGCGCACGTACAACTACGCCGGGCACGACGTCGTGTTCCATGGCGGCGCCGTGCAGGGCTATCGCGGCCTGATCGCGATGGTGCCGGAACTCGACTTCGGCGTGGCGATGCTCTGGAACAGCGAAAGCTCGCTGCCCTCCGGCCTGCTGCCGACCATCCTCGACAGCGCGCTGGGACTGCCGGAAGGACGCTGGCTCGATGACAACATCGACCCGACGCTGTACGCCGATGCGACCGACGAGACGGCGCCCAACCCGCAGGGCGCGCATGCTTCGGCTTCGAGCGCCGCGCCGAATTAA